In Serratia sp. FDAARGOS_506, a genomic segment contains:
- the ubiI gene encoding FAD-dependent 2-octaprenylphenol hydroxylase has protein sequence MQSFDVIIAGGGMVGLALACGLQGSGLRVAVLEQCQPDMAPPSEQPALRVSAINAASERLLQHIGVWDDILQLRASAYSAMEVWDRDSFGKIAFRGDECGFSHLGHIIENAVIQQALWKRAESLSDITLITPAALKQVAWGENDAFVTLEDGRMLTARLMIGADGAQSWLRQHADIPLTFWDYRHHALVATIRTEEPHQATARQIFHGDGILAFLPFSDPHLSSIVWSVTPEDAERLKLLEPEQFNRELAMAFDMRLGACSLESERLAFPLTGRYARSFAAHRLALVGDAAHTVHPLAGQGVNLGFMDAAELIAELRRLQRQGKDIGQHLYLRRYERRRKHGAAVMLASMQGFRELFDGNHPAKKLLRDVGLRLADSLPGVKPKLVRQAMGLNDLPEWLA, from the coding sequence ATGCAATCATTTGACGTGATTATCGCCGGTGGCGGTATGGTGGGGCTGGCGTTGGCCTGCGGCCTGCAGGGCAGCGGGCTGCGCGTGGCGGTGCTGGAGCAGTGCCAGCCGGACATGGCGCCGCCGTCGGAGCAGCCTGCGCTGCGCGTCTCCGCCATCAATGCCGCCAGCGAGCGTTTGCTGCAGCACATCGGCGTGTGGGACGACATTCTCCAGCTGCGCGCCAGCGCTTACAGCGCGATGGAAGTGTGGGACCGCGACAGCTTCGGCAAAATAGCCTTCCGCGGCGACGAGTGCGGCTTCAGCCATCTCGGCCACATCATCGAAAACGCGGTGATCCAGCAGGCGCTGTGGAAACGCGCCGAAAGCCTGTCGGACATCACGCTGATTACCCCGGCCGCGCTCAAGCAGGTGGCGTGGGGCGAGAACGATGCCTTCGTCACGCTGGAGGACGGCCGCATGCTGACCGCTCGCTTGATGATTGGCGCCGACGGCGCCCAGTCGTGGCTGCGCCAGCACGCCGACATTCCGCTTACCTTTTGGGATTACCGCCACCATGCGTTGGTAGCCACCATTCGCACCGAAGAGCCGCATCAGGCGACGGCGCGGCAAATTTTCCACGGCGACGGCATTCTGGCGTTTCTGCCGTTCAGCGATCCGCATTTGAGTTCCATCGTCTGGTCGGTGACGCCGGAAGACGCCGAGCGGCTCAAGCTGCTGGAGCCGGAACAATTCAACCGCGAACTGGCGATGGCCTTCGATATGCGTCTGGGCGCCTGCAGCCTGGAAAGCGAACGGTTGGCGTTCCCACTGACCGGCCGCTATGCGCGCAGCTTCGCCGCGCACCGCCTGGCGCTGGTGGGCGATGCGGCGCATACCGTGCATCCGCTGGCCGGACAGGGCGTGAACCTGGGCTTTATGGACGCCGCCGAGCTGATTGCCGAACTGCGCCGCCTGCAGCGGCAGGGCAAGGATATCGGCCAGCACCTCTATCTGCGCCGCTATGAGCGCCGCCGCAAACATGGCGCGGCGGTGATGCTGGCCAGCATGCAGGGTTTCCGCGAACTGTTCGACGGCAACCACCCGGCCAAAAAGCTGCTGCGCGACGTGGGCCTGCGGCTGGCGGACAGCCTGCCGGGCGTCAAGCCAAAGCTGGTGCGTCAGGCGATGGGCCTGAACGATCTGCCCGAGTGGCTTGCCTGA
- the ubiH gene encoding 2-octaprenyl-6-methoxyphenyl hydroxylase, with the protein MSVIIVGGGMAGATLALAISSLTQGRMAVDLVEATRPEDRSHPGFDARAIALAQGTCQQLARIGVWPALRDCATPITQVHVSDRGHAGFVNLQAQDYQVDALGQVIELHDAGQRLFALLAKAPGVTLHCPARVVDVIRTAERAEVQLDTGLRLCGQLLVAADGSRSALAQACNVQWRQEEYPQFATIANVTTAEDPQGRAFERFTRYGPLALLPMSQGRSSLVWCHAREDRARVDAWDDERFIAELQQAFGWRLGRILKAGKRHSYPLSLLTADRHVSHRLALVGNAAQTLHPIAGQGFNLGLRDVMSLAETLAEAVDSGEDAGGYALLSRYQQRRQNDQQATIGVTDGLIRLFANRYAPLVVGRNLGLMAMERLPAVRDAFAKRTLGWVER; encoded by the coding sequence ATGAGCGTAATTATCGTTGGTGGCGGTATGGCGGGCGCGACTTTGGCGCTGGCTATCTCGTCGCTTACTCAGGGAAGAATGGCGGTGGATCTGGTCGAGGCGACTCGGCCGGAAGACCGCAGCCACCCTGGCTTTGACGCCCGCGCCATCGCATTGGCGCAGGGCACCTGCCAACAGCTGGCGCGCATTGGCGTTTGGCCGGCGCTGCGCGACTGCGCCACGCCGATCACTCAGGTGCACGTCAGCGATCGCGGCCACGCCGGTTTCGTGAATCTGCAGGCGCAGGATTATCAGGTCGATGCGCTTGGCCAGGTGATCGAACTGCACGATGCCGGGCAGCGGCTGTTCGCGCTGCTGGCGAAGGCGCCGGGCGTTACGCTGCATTGCCCCGCGCGGGTGGTGGACGTGATTCGCACCGCAGAGCGGGCGGAAGTACAACTGGATACCGGTCTGCGCCTGTGCGGGCAGTTGCTGGTGGCGGCCGACGGTTCGCGTTCGGCGCTGGCGCAGGCCTGCAACGTGCAGTGGCGGCAGGAGGAGTATCCGCAGTTCGCCACCATCGCCAATGTCACCACGGCGGAAGATCCGCAGGGGCGCGCCTTCGAGCGTTTTACCCGCTACGGGCCGCTGGCGCTGTTGCCGATGTCGCAGGGGCGCAGTTCGTTGGTGTGGTGCCATGCGCGCGAAGATCGCGCCCGGGTGGATGCCTGGGACGACGAGCGTTTTATCGCCGAGCTGCAACAGGCCTTCGGCTGGCGGCTGGGGCGTATCCTCAAGGCCGGTAAACGGCACAGTTATCCGCTCAGCCTGCTGACCGCCGATCGCCATGTCAGCCATCGTCTGGCGCTGGTGGGCAACGCGGCGCAGACGCTGCACCCGATCGCCGGGCAGGGGTTCAACCTTGGCCTGCGCGACGTGATGTCGCTGGCGGAAACGCTGGCGGAAGCGGTAGACAGCGGCGAAGACGCCGGCGGTTATGCGCTGCTGAGCCGCTATCAGCAGCGGCGGCAAAACGATCAGCAGGCGACGATCGGCGTGACCGACGGATTGATCCGCCTGTTCGCCAACCGTTATGCCCCGCTGGTGGTCGGCCGCAATCTGGGGCTGATGGCGATGGAGCGTTTGCCGGCGGTGCGCGACGCCTTCGCCAAGCGCACGCTCGGCTGGGTGGAACGTTAG
- the pepP gene encoding Xaa-Pro aminopeptidase, translating into MTQQEFNNRRQALLAKMAPASAAVIFSAPETTRSADSDYPYRQNSDFWYLTGFNEPEAVLVLIKSDETHNHSVLFNRVRDLTAEIWFGRRLGQDAAPAKLGVDRALPFDEINDQLHLLLNGLDVVYHAQGEYAYADQILFGALDKLRKGFRQNLQAPATVTDWRPWLHDMRLFKSPEELAVMRRAGEISALAHTRAMEKCRPGMFEYQLEAEIHHEFTRLGARYPSYNTIVGSGENGCILHYTENESQMRDGDLVLIDAGCEYQGYAGDITRTFPVNGKFSKPQRAVYDIVLASLLRALELFKPGTSIREVNDEVARIMVVGLVELGVLKGEVDQLLAEQAHRQFFMHGLSHWLGLDVHDVGHYGTPNRDRLLEPGMVLTVEPGLYIAPDADVPAEYRGIGIRIEDDILITADGNENLTATVVKDADAIEALMAAAR; encoded by the coding sequence ATGACTCAGCAGGAATTCAACAACCGCCGTCAGGCGCTGTTGGCGAAAATGGCGCCGGCCAGCGCGGCGGTTATTTTCTCTGCGCCGGAAACGACGCGCAGTGCAGATTCAGACTATCCCTACCGGCAGAACAGCGACTTTTGGTACCTGACCGGCTTCAATGAGCCGGAAGCGGTGCTGGTGCTGATCAAAAGCGACGAAACGCACAACCACAGCGTGTTGTTCAACCGGGTGCGCGATCTGACGGCGGAAATCTGGTTTGGCCGCCGCCTGGGGCAAGACGCCGCGCCGGCGAAGCTGGGCGTGGATCGCGCGCTGCCGTTCGATGAAATCAATGACCAATTGCACCTGCTGCTCAACGGCCTGGATGTGGTCTACCACGCGCAGGGCGAATACGCCTATGCCGATCAGATCCTGTTCGGTGCGCTGGACAAGCTGCGCAAGGGGTTCCGCCAGAATCTGCAGGCGCCGGCCACCGTGACCGACTGGCGGCCGTGGCTGCACGACATGCGGCTGTTCAAGTCGCCGGAAGAGCTGGCGGTGATGCGCCGCGCCGGTGAGATCAGCGCGCTGGCGCATACCCGAGCGATGGAAAAGTGCCGCCCGGGCATGTTCGAATACCAGCTGGAAGCGGAGATTCACCATGAGTTCACCCGCCTCGGCGCCCGCTACCCGTCTTACAACACCATCGTCGGCAGCGGCGAAAACGGCTGCATCCTGCACTACACCGAGAACGAGAGCCAGATGCGCGACGGCGATCTGGTGCTGATCGACGCCGGCTGCGAGTATCAGGGGTACGCCGGCGACATTACCCGCACCTTCCCGGTCAACGGCAAGTTCAGCAAGCCGCAGCGCGCGGTGTACGACATTGTGCTGGCGTCGCTGCTGCGCGCTTTGGAATTGTTCAAACCCGGCACCAGCATCCGCGAAGTCAACGACGAAGTCGCGCGCATCATGGTGGTCGGGCTGGTGGAGCTGGGCGTCTTGAAAGGTGAAGTTGACCAGTTGCTCGCCGAACAGGCGCACCGGCAGTTCTTCATGCACGGGCTGAGCCACTGGCTGGGTCTCGACGTGCACGACGTCGGCCACTACGGCACGCCGAACCGCGATCGGCTGCTGGAGCCGGGCATGGTGCTGACCGTGGAACCGGGGCTGTACATCGCGCCGGATGCGGACGTGCCGGCGGAATACCGCGGCATTGGTATTCGCATCGAGGATGATATTTTGATCACCGCCGACGGCAACGAAAATCTGACCGCCACCGTGGTGAAAGACGCCGACGCCATCGAAGCGTTGATGGCGGCGGCAAGGTAA
- a CDS encoding YecA family protein, translating into MSIQNTFPSYQSLTVALNQQSVALTAAEMHGLISGLLCGGSRDAGWQALVHDLTNEGVAFPQALSQPLQQLYEVTRETLEDDEFLFQLMLPEGEIVSVFDRADALAGWVNHFLLGLGMMQPKLAQVKDEVGEAIDDLRNIAQLGYDEDEDQEELEQSLEEVAEYVRVAAIMCHGEFTRHKPTAPENIKPTLH; encoded by the coding sequence ATGTCTATACAGAATACATTTCCAAGTTACCAATCTTTGACCGTGGCCCTCAACCAGCAGTCGGTGGCGCTGACCGCAGCAGAAATGCACGGTCTGATCAGCGGCCTGCTGTGCGGCGGCAGCCGTGATGCCGGCTGGCAGGCGCTGGTGCACGATCTGACCAACGAAGGTGTTGCCTTCCCGCAGGCGCTCAGCCAGCCATTGCAGCAGCTGTATGAAGTGACGCGCGAAACGCTGGAAGACGACGAATTCCTGTTCCAGCTGATGCTGCCGGAAGGGGAGATCGTCAGCGTGTTCGATCGCGCCGACGCGCTAGCCGGTTGGGTCAACCACTTCCTGCTCGGGCTGGGGATGATGCAGCCGAAGCTGGCCCAGGTGAAAGACGAAGTCGGGGAAGCGATCGACGATCTGCGCAACATCGCGCAGCTGGGCTACGACGAAGACGAAGATCAGGAAGAATTGGAGCAGTCGTTGGAAGAAGTGGCGGAGTATGTGCGGGTTGCCGCCATCATGTGCCACGGCGAATTCACCCGTCACAAGCCAACGGCGCCGGAAAACATCAAACCGACGTTGCACTAA